Part of the Chrysiogenes arsenatis DSM 11915 genome, CCGTTCCCTGCCGTATTTTGCCGATACCAATCGCAAACCTTCAAGGCGAGCGGGACAGTATCGTCAATGCCATTGATTTTATGCTTCAAGGGTTTTAGCGAGTTGCTCAATACTAGAAGCATCCGCAGGCCACTATCGGAAGGAGAATTCATGCACGTTCCCGTCAAGCCACTTCGACAATATCCATGGTGGTTGCGCCCGTTTTTTTGGAGCCAACAGCGCCGCTACGGCGCCGTGTTGCAGCCCGGCCTTTTGTGGGGACGGGTGCCGAAGCTCTTTGCCGCGGTAGCGCTGTTGTACGGTGTGCTTGACCGCCGCTCATCGCCCATCAGTCCGGTGTTGCGCTCGCTGGTTACGGTGCGTGTGTCGCAGATCAACACCTGCCATTTTTGTGTCGACATCAATTCGGCCACCCTCGCAAAGCGCACGGGCACGATGGAAAAAGTCGAAGCGCTAGCAAAATGGCGTGATAGCGCGATTTTTGACGAAAAAGAACGTGCCGTACTGGAATACACCGAAGCTGTCACCATTACCGGCCATCAGGTAAGCGAAGCACTGATGACCCGTTTAAAACAATACCTTCACGATGATGCACTGGTGGAATTGACCGGACTGATTGCCTTTCAGAATCTCTCCAGTAAATTCAACAGCGCCCTTGATGTCCCGCCGCAGGGGTTTTGTCAGTTGCCCGAGAAAAAATCTGCCGACTGAATGTGTTTCAGGGACACAATCACGCGTCTACTGGAATTTGCGACTCAGCGTCATGGTCGGTTTTTCGATTGACTTCTTTGTCGCCTCTCACTAAAGTTCACACCACTTTTCGGTTCATACGGGAAACACACCCGTGTGTCGTAAGAGGGAATCCGGTGCGAATCCGGAACTGCCCCGCAGCGGTATAGAGGAACGAACACTGTCATACGCACTGTCTTTTTAAAGATGGGAAGCGACAGTTAGTAGGTGTGGAATCCACAGTGCCTCCAAGTCCGAAGACCTGCCGACAAGCCGATGCCGTATTGGCATCACTGACGACACCTTTCGCGGGAAAAGGGGAAATCGTTGCCGGACTGGCGCCAGTCAGTTGTGCCGAATTTCCGTTGATCTCCCACGAAGGTTGTTTTCGCTCGAGGGAAGCGAAGTCGTGGGATGTTTGTTTTCTGGCCAATGTCAAAAAAACCACTCCCGACTCCTCCCTTGTCACACATGACCCGTGTCAAGGAGGCTTTTATGGTTACCACTGCCTTAGATCCAGCTCACACCGTTACCGAAAACATGCCGTTCACATCCATCCGCAAACGCGATGGCCGCACCGTTTCATTCGATGCGACTAAAATCACGCGTGCTATTGCCAGCGCTGGGCGAGCTTCCGGCGAAATCACCGACCCGCTGAGTGAGGTTGCGCAACGCCTGACACACCGCGTACTGCTACTGGCGCAACAGACATTTCTTCAGGAACCCCCAACCGTTGAAGGGATTCAGGATATTGTAGAAACAATCCTGCTCAACTCCCCTTTCCCAAAAACCGCCAAAGCTTACATTCTCTACCGCGATCAGCATGCCCGCAATCGTGACATCGCCAGTCAGGCCGATGTACGGCTGGTTGATCAATATCTGGAGCGGCTAGACTGGAAAGTGCGTGAAAACAGCAATATGGGCTATTCGCTGCAAGGGCTGAACAATTACATTGCGGGACAGATTAGCGAAACCTACTGGCTGAACAAAATCTATACGGCAGATGTGCGGTGTGCACACCAAGAGGGCGATCTGCACATTCACGATCTGGGGCAGCTTTCCGTCTACTGCGTTGGCTGGGATTTGCAGGATCTGCTGCGCAGCGGTTTTCGTGGCGCGCCCGGCAAAGCCGAAAGCCATCCAGCGCGACACTTTCGCTCCGCTTTGGGGCAGATTGTCAACTTCTTCTACACGCTGCAAGGGGAGGCCGCCGGAGCGCAGGCCTTTTCCAACTTCGACACGCTATTGGCACCATTTATCCGTTACGATAACCTAACGCCACGCGAAGTACGTCAGGCCTTGCAAGAATTTGTTTTCAACGTCAACGTCCCAACACGCGTCGGCTTTCAGGCACCGTTCACCAACATTACCCTCGACCTACAACCACCATCTACGCTGAAAAACGAACCAGTGATTCTGGGCGGCGAGCATCAAAATACGACCTACGGGGAATTTCAGGCAGAAATGGACATTTTCAACACCGCTTTGCTCGAAGTGCTTGGTGAAGGCGATGCCAAAGGGCGCGTCTTTACTTTTCCGATTCCCACCTACAACATTACCGAAGACTTTAACTGGGATGCTCCTGGGTGCAAAGCGCTGTGGAAAGCAACGGCGAAATACGGCATCCCCTATTTTGCCAACTTCGTCAACTCCAGCATGTCGCCAGATGATGCCCGTTCCATGTGCTGCCGTCTACGGCTTGATCTGCGCGAACTTGCAAGTCGAGGTGGCGGACTCTTCGGCGCCAATCCCCTGACTGGATCCATCGGCGTCGTTACCATCAACATGCCACGCCTGGGCTATTTAGCTTGTAATGAGGTGGAGTTTTTTGAACGACTGGAACAACTTATGCTCGTTGCCCGCACGAGTTTAGAAACAAAACGCAAAGTACTAGAACGCTTTACCGACAACCATCTTTACCCCTACACCCGCTTTTACCTACGCGACCTACATCACCGTTTTGGCTGCTACTGGAAAAACCACTTTTCTACTATTGGCCTTGTCGGCCTGAACGAAGCGTGCATGAATCTGATGCAGCAAGACATTGGCACCCCGGCTGGGCAGAGCTTTGCACTGCGCGTGCTCAATTTTATGCGCGACACACTGACCACCTATCAAAATGAAACCGGCAACCTGTACAATCTCGAAGCAACCCCAGCTGAAGGCACCAGTTACCGGTTAGCACGAATCGACCGAGAAAAATATCCCGATATTTTGGGCGCCGTTACACATCCATCGGGACAGCCGAGCATGGAGCCGTTTTACTCAAACTCCAGCCAACTTCCGGTCAATTATACCGATGATGTCTTTTTGACACTCGACTTACAGGATCAGCTCCAGTCGCGCTATACCGGCGGCACGGTGCAACACCTGTTCCTTGGCGAAGCCGTCGCCGACCCTGAGGCCATCAAACGGTTTGTGCGCACAGTTTGCCACCAGTACACCTTGCCGTACTTCACTATCACCCCCACATTTTCCGTCTGTCCAGAACATGGATACCTAAGTGGGGAAGTGGCACGCTGCCCACAGTGTGACCACCCCACCGAAGTATATTCCCGCGTGGTGGGTTACTTACGCCCAACATCACAGTGGAACAATGGCAAGCAAGAAGAGTTTCGCCTGCGGAGCCATTACGAAATTCCCAACCCATGCTGATTGGTGGCTATCTGCCAACCAGCTTTAGCGATTTCCCCGGTCGTATTGCCGCCGTTATTTTTACACAAGGGTGTAATTTTCGCTGCCCGTACTGCCACAATCCGGAGCTGTTGCCACAGGACAGCTCTGAGCAGTGGTGCCCGCAAACCATTTTGCAAACAGTGGCTCAGCGTAAAGGGCAGCTTGAAGGAGTCGTGGTCAGCGGCGGAGAGCCAACGCTGCACAACGATTTGCCGCAATTTTTGCAGGAACTGCGCCGAATCGGCCTGCCGGTCAAGCTTGATACCAACGGGAGTCATCCCGCGATAGTGCAACAGATTCTTGCACACAAGCTGGTGGATTACATCGCGATGGACATCAAAGCACCGTGGGCGAAATACCCGCTGCTAGCAGGTGTTACCGTCGACACACACGCTCTGCAGGAGAGCGTGGCGCATATCGCCACCAGCGGCATTTCGTGCCAATTTCGTACAACTATACCGCGTGGCTTGCTGGATGAAGTAGATCTGCGCGCAATAGACGCCAATCTCCCGCATGGCCACACTACCCGCCGTCAAACCTGTACGCCGCAATACCGGAAGAAAGTCAACATTGAGACTTTATCACTTGTGTCGCTGCAAGTTTAAAGTTAGATATGCAGTATTAAAATGCCCATGACAGGCATTACATTGAAGGAGGTACTATGAAAAAGTCTTCACGTCGCATCCTTGCACTCTTTTGTTCCCTTACTCTGGCTGCCACGACAGCAAGCGCCAAATCGCTGACCTTTTACGCCAATGGCGAAGATCTGGCCGTCTCTGGATTTAACGCACCGGAACTCACCAAAGATGGATGGAGCTTACAGTTTGACCATGTTTTTGTCTCTTTAAGTAACATTACCGCGTATCAGACCAATCCACCATACAATGCGGAATCAAAAATACCAATACAGGCTTCTACCAAAGTCACTCTTCCAGGAAGCTTTACGATCGACCTTGCTCAAGGGACAGAAAAAGAGCCCACCGTGCTGATTAGTTCCATCGACACCGTTACCGCAGGACATTACAATGCACTTTCCTGGAAAATGGAACCTGCGACCTCTGGTGCTTTGCAAGGATATGCGCTGGCGTTGATCGGTACCGCAACCAAAGGTGATGAGCGTGTCCGCTTCGACCTCCGTTCGCCGGAAGTGACCCACTACCGCTGCGGCGAATATGTGGGTGACGAGCGCAAAGGGTTTGTTAGCACAGCTGAAGCGGGCGATCTTGAACTCACTTTCCATCTTGATCACATCTTTGGTCGTGGCGACAAGCCCGCCGATGATCCCATGAATGTCGGGGCTCCAGGATTTGCCCCCTTTGCGAATGCCGCAGCGCAAATTCAAACACTTTCCCTACGCGGACTCCACGTTGGGCATGTCGGCGAAGGCCACTGTAATGTAGAGGTACAATAATCCGCGCTCTATTGCCGCACTCGTGGCAGAGATCTATCGTAACCAGCGGTGGTTTATCTATGACCCTATCGAGCGTAACATACTCACGCCATAAAAAACCCTCCGGCATAACCGGAGGGTTTTTTTCGTGTTTGCCCTCTGTGGTAAGTCTCAGGATATACTGATGCGCCTGCCCTGAAGGGAAGGCTTCAATCTTTATTCTTCATACCAGACTCTACAATATTTATCAGAATGCATTATTCATATTGACAGATGCGGCACTATAAGTTAGATACAGCTAATCGTATTTATGCAAGGTAATTCTCAGGAGGCTTTTATGCGTTACGACTTTACTCTCCATAGCTGTAGCGGTGACTGTAAGAACTGCAAGTGCAAGGGTAAAAAGAAGAAAAAGAAATGAAAGTATTCTGCCACCACATCTACGAATATCGCAAAGGGCTGCGCAGCCTGATCCTGCACACAATGAGCACACAGCTCCGTTCGCAGGTTGAAGCGCAGCTTCAGCGGCACAAAATCGACTTCCTGATTTATGATCTCGCCCCCAACCGAATGAATGTTTTTTTCGGTGCTCCTGAGTGTATTGACGTTCTGCGCCGCATCGGTAAAAGCAGTCTGAACGACTATACGTGCGAAGAGGACTTTATCCTCGGCACGATGTTGGGGTATGACCGCTTGCAACAGTGCCAGCGCTATTTGCAACGCACTGAGCGTCAGACGGCGCTCAGTGAAGTGTCGGCGTAGTCGAAATTGTGCGGAAGGTAGTCTGTGTCTGAAAAAAATTTTCCTTTAACCTCTTCTGGAAATGGGAGTGATTTGGAGTTTCCAGACGAAATTCGATGCCGTAAATGTCGCCGCTTGCTGATGAAAGGGCACGTTCTTCAGATCGAAGTAAAGTGCCCAAAATGCGGCGCATTGCAGCGTTTTGAAAGCGACAACGATAAAGAATTGCCGCATTGCATTCACGCACAAAAACCATAAGGAGACGAACTATGCTCAGAAGAAATATGCAATTTCGCAAATCGTTGGTAAGCAGCAGTTGTGCCGCTAGCCTCGCCTCGCTGCACGGAAAAGACAGACTTACCCTACCGGACAAGCAAAAACTGACGAAAACGCGCCTTGCGCCATCCGGGTCGTACGACGCCGCGCATCCCGGTCAGCGCTAAGGTTCATTATGACGCAACCTTTTCATGAAAATCACCACGACCTCCTCGCTCTGCTTCAGAATATCACTATCGCACACCACATTCCGGGTCGTATCCGCCTGAAGCTACGCGGCAAACTTCCCACATGGATCGCCGAAAATCCGCAAGCGGTTCGCACGAAAATGACCACTCTCTGCGGGATTGTTGACGTGAAAGTGAATCCGATTGCCGCTTCGGCAACCATCACCTATCACCGTTCGCCGGAGATCTTTGCGTTGTTCGAGCAACTGCATCATGGACAGGCGGAACCGCTGCTTGATTATCTCACTCGTAGAGGAGGGGCATCATAATGGACAACTCGCACACTTCCCCTGACATGAAAAGCGCTTTACAGATCGCGTGGGAGGATGCAGCGCAGAGCGCCAGCTGGTACAGAGCTATGGCCGAGGCGTACACGAGCAGCGAGCCGTTTGTAGCGCTTTGGCAAAGCCGCCAGCAGCAGGTACAAGCGCTTGCCTGGGCGATGGAATACGCCGCGCTGGCCGCCCCTGCCCCCACAAAAACGCCAGTCAAAACACTCCCACCCACGCAACTGGAATGCTTGGAAGTTGCCGTTGTGCACGAAAACGCCACGGTGCGTCTCTACGAATCGCTTCTCGACACCGTGGACGAACCTACACTACGCGATACACTTTTCCAGATTCAGGCCACCTTGCTTCAGCACCATATTCCAGCGCTACGGCGCGCGATAAGCGAAACACAGATTCCCGACCCCGTCGCCGTGTTTGAGGAAATACAGCAGACAGTGCTGCGCAAAAATCCAGCAGAATGGGCGGGTATGTTGACCGGACAAAATGGCTCGTTTCTCAGCGGATTGCTTTTAGGCGCCGCCGCGCTAACGATCTTGAGTAAACAGAATACGTCGCAAGACGACGAAAGGAGCGAATAATGGCATATCATTTTCTGATTGGTGCGGTCGTGGGGGCAGCTTCGATACTGCTGCTGAAAAACCGCAAGACCAAAGAGATCGTCGACAAAGGGAGCCGGATCGTTAAGGAGAACATCGACACTGGTGTGCGCGCTGTTCAGGCAACGGGCGCCTGTATTCGTGAAAAGATGCAGGAGATGGAAAAAGCCACGCCTGCACTTGAGCCCAACACAGAAGAAGTTATCGCGGATGGAGAAATGCATGTCGAAAACGAAGCCCCAAAGCCCGTTCGTCGCCGCCGCAAACCCGACGAAGCCTAAACGCCTGAACGCGGTTGATGCGTTCTTTGCCGGGGCGCTCAGCCACGCACTGCTGGCGACCGTGCAAAGAAACAGTGTGCACCAGCTGTTTTATCCACAGCACATCGTGCGCCGCGGCCTACAGGGTGGCATTGCCATCGGGTGTGGTGCCGCCGCGTACAACCACTTTTCCGAAAAACAGACCGCCGAAGGAATTGCCACCATCGCGGCGGGTGCTCTTGCCATGTGGCTGACCGAAAAAATATAAGAGGAGAGTTTATGTCAGATCGCAACCAACCGTTTTTTGGCGCTAATCGCCCCAATAATGACGACTATTTCCGTCACCAGAATCCCTATCTGCAGGGTGGACAGTATGGCGCACAAAACGGGTTCATGAATCAGGCCAAGTCGGCACTCTTTGGTGGCAGCCAGAGCGACCGCTTTATCAAAGGACTTCTGATTGGTGCCGCCGCCACGTTTTTGCTCACCAACGAAAAAGCGCAGCAAGCGATTATTAAAGCAGGTGTTACGCTGTTTTCTCAGGTGGCTTCTTCCGTAGAAGAGTTAAAGGAAAAAGTTGAAGATGCCCGCGCCGAAGCGGAAGAACAGCGGATGGCGCACGAAGAATAATGGGGCTGTTCACCGCACTGCGTATTGTTCACCAGACACGCTTTCGCATTCGCCTGCGCTATCAGACCAGCGGTGCTTTCAACGTCAGTTCACTCAAACGGCTGCTGGAAGTCAAACCGGGCATTCAGCGGGTGGAATTTGGTGTCCATAATCCCACCATCCGCATTTGTTTTGCGCCGGACGAATACCATGCCGATACCGTGCTGGCCTTACTTTTTTCCATTCAGGAAGAGACCTTTACGGCGCTGACACCAAGCAACGCCGTCGCACAACTGCCCGTGCACAGCATTGCAAAGGGGGTCGCGGCTTGGGTGGCAACTCCACTGCTGCCGCTGGCACTCCGTCCATGGTTTACCTTTTTTGCCTGCTGGGCGGTGATTTGCGCGGGCGCAAAACAGCTTTTGCGTCGTCGAGTGACCTCGGAGTCAATGGAGGCAGCAGCCGTTCTCATCTCTATTGGTCGTCGAGATTTCACAGCGGCACACGTCACCAATCTGCTGATTTCGCTGGCAGAATATATCGAACACCGCATCGAACGCCAATCCGACGAACTTCTGCTATCGCTGGTACAGCCGGAAGCCGAAAAAGTCTGGATCCGCAAGGATGGTGTCGATATCCAAGTGCCTGCGGAAAACGTGCTGCGCGGCATGGTCGTCGTCGCTCAGGCTGGTGAAACCGTTGCCATCGATGGCCGAGTGCTGGAAGGCGAAGCGCTGATCAATGAAGTTTCGCTGACTGGCGAAGCGGTTCCTGTTGCCAAAGGGCGCGGCGACCGTGTCCTTTCCGGCACACTCGTCGAAGAAGGTCGACTGCACGTTTACGCCGAACAAGTAGGGCGCGACCGCGTTGCATACCGCATTGCACAGTATGTGGAAAGTTCGCTGCAATCGAAGTCGAATACCCATCTAGAGGCGATCCGCATGGCCGATCGTCTGGTGCCGTTTTCCATCGGGCTGGCAAGTACTGGGTATTTGCTGAGTCGTGACCTGTCGAAAGTTGCGGCGGTGTTGCAGGCCGATTACTCCTGCGCCCTCAAACTCGCGACGCCAGTGGCGTTCAAAGCAGCGCTCTATAAGGCCGGAACGCACCATATCCTTGTTAAAAGCGCCAGCGCACTGGAAAAGCTGGCGCAAGCCGATGTGTTCATTTTTGATAAGACTGGCACGCTGACATCTGGCGACATGGAAGTCTACTGCTCGTTCTCGCTTGATCCGGCATGGACGAGCGACGAAATCCTCCGCCTTGCCGCTTCGATCGAAGAGCACTACTTCCATCCCATCGCGCAGGCCGTGGTCAAAGCCGCGCAAAGTAACGGTGCCATTCCGCACCACTTCCACCACAGCGAGGTAGAATTTATCGTCGCGCATGGCGTGATGGCGTATGTTGACGGCAAAAAAGTCGTCATTGGCAGCCGCCATTTCTTGGAAGATGACGAGCAGATTTGCTTTGCTGGTCACACGGCGATGATCGACGAAGCACGCCAGAACGGCCTTACCCCGCTGTATATCGGTTATGATGGGCGCCTCTTGGGAATTATCTGTCTGAAAGACGAACTGCGGCCACAAAGCAAAACACTCCTCACGCGTCTGAAGCAGATGGGTGTGCGCAAAACGATTATGCTGACAGGCGATCGGCGCGAAAAAGCCGAAGAAATCGCCGCAACCCTTGGTTTTGATGAATGCTACGCCGAACTGCACCCCAATGAAAAAGCCGCCATAGTGGAAAAACAGAAACAAAACGGTGAGCATTGCGTTTTTATTGGCGATGGCATCAACGATGCGCCAGCACTCTCTCTAGCCGATGTTGGCATCGCCATGCAACGGGGCGCCGATATCGCTCGCATCAGTGCTGATATTGCCCTGCTGAGCGACGACGTGCTCCTGATTACCGATGTGCTGGCACTGGCACGCCAGACCCTTACGAGAGTCAAAAATAACTACCATCTAACGATCGGTCTCAACAGTATTATCATGCTGCTAGCCGTGATGGGACGCCTTTCGCCAGTAGCCACAGCCGTGCTGCACAACGGTACGACAGTGGGGATTTTGCTGAACGCCGCGCTGGGCGCGCGCATACCACAACCAAAAGCGTAACGAGAGGCACCATGCGTGCGCTATCACTCGCCAAACAAAAAGAATTGGCCAAGACGGGAATGATCATTACGATGGGGGCGACGCTGGTGACGGCGTGTTTCATGAAAGGCAAAGCTGCCAAGCGATTGCATGTCGTGGCGGGGATTGGGCTGGTGGGGTTTTCGATCTGGCACCATCGGTTGTATCAAGCGCCCAAAATTGTTGCCGCCAAAAGTGAGCAGGACGTGCCATCTGATGCTGCTAATGTAGATAAGTGGAGCGCGTCCACGTAAGTTGTTGCTGTTCTTTCTTTTGGCACCAAAAGAAAGAACCAAAGAAAAGTGCCCTCGCGCTTTTGCTTCCCCTTCGCCTTGCTNGCCTGCCTCGGAGATCTGGCAGAATGTCCATCCATGGACAACTGCCAGACTGGCCACATCCTGTGGCCACCCCTGCGGGGTCTAGCCGAGCAGGCGTCGCAGCGCAGGGGCAAAAGCTTACCGAGGGGAAACGACGGCATTCACGCGATGCAGGAATGACGCTGATGAGTGATAGTTGCATTTGCTGTTGATATGCGGAAAATGAAAAGCTATGCTCCGCTAAATTGTGTGCGTCGAATACACAGCGCGCAGAATACGATCCTTTTATTGGAAAGTACGACTTCCCTGAGGTGTTCATGAAACTGGTCACGCCTCCGCTTATTGTTGACGATCTTGATGGTTTTAAGAAAGATGCACTGCAACGCAAAGCATTTGGCGAGGCATTAGCGAACTTGGTAGTGCGCTCAACGGACGAACTTGTTCTATCGATTGACGGTAAGTGGGGCGAAGGGAAAACCACGTTCGTAAAAATGTGGCAAGGTCTCCTGAAAGAAAAAGGGGTTCCGAGTATCTACATCGACGCTTTTCAGAATGACTACACAGAAGATGCTTTTATTTCAATCGCCAGTGCAATTACTTCCTATGTGGATCAGCATTCAACCGAGGTAGAGAAATCTCGTTTTAAAGAAAATGCCAAGAAAGTCGGCGTTCGCCTTCTCTCATGGACTGCAAAAGTAGGCATTAAGGCTGCCACGCTCGGTGTCATCAAGGAATCTGATATTGACGCGCTGACAGCAATAAGCGAGGACGTTGCCACCAGCACATCAGAAACGATTGCCAAGCTGGTTGAAGAGCGATTGAACGCTCACTCTCAAGAAAATAAACTGATTCAATCCTTCAGGGAATCTTTATCGGAAATACCCACAACGCTAGCAGGTAACAAGAGCGGTCGCCTGGTTATCATTGTCGACGAGCTTGATAGGTGCAAACCCCCTTTTGCGGTTGAAGTCCTTGAAAAGATAAAGCATTTGTTTTCTGTAAAAAATGTTGTTTTCGTTCTTGTGATGCACAAAGAGCAACTGGAGGAGGCTATCAGGTGCGTGTACGGCAATAACATCGATGCACACACGTATCTTCAAAAATTTATCAATATTGAGACGGCTATCCCTAAAAGGGTCGTTGAACGATACCGCAACGGTGATGATTTAGAAGTGTATAGCAAAGAGCTGCTCAAGCTCCATGAACTGACAGTGTGGAGAGATCAGCGAGAGATTCTTGATTGCCGGGTCTGTCAATAATTTTGTGTAAGTAGCGGCAGACATCAATTTTGCATTGGCACCCTCCCCTCAAAGAAAATACAAAACTGATTAAGAGCCGCTTTCCAGTCTCTGATCGGCATTGTCCACTTCTTTGAAATATTGCGTAATGCCATATAAAAGAGCTTGAATATTGCTTCGTCGTCGGGAAATGCCCCACGGTTCTTGGTTACCTTGCGCAGCGAGTGGTTTAATGATTCAATGGCATTGGTGGTGTAGATTGCCTTTCTGATATCGGGCGGATAGTTGAAAAATGGGATTATTCGCTCCCAGTTGCGGCGCCATGATTGACTGACCATTGGATGAGTGGCATCCCATTTTGTCTCAAATTGTTCAAGATTCCTCCGCGCCTGCTCTTCTGTTGGCGCGGCATAAATTTCTTTCAAGTCGGCGGCCATCTGTTTGCGCTCTTTCCATGCCACAAAATTCAAGCTATGTCTGACCATAT contains:
- a CDS encoding carboxymuconolactone decarboxylase family protein, which gives rise to MHVPVKPLRQYPWWLRPFFWSQQRRYGAVLQPGLLWGRVPKLFAAVALLYGVLDRRSSPISPVLRSLVTVRVSQINTCHFCVDINSATLAKRTGTMEKVEALAKWRDSAIFDEKERAVLEYTEAVTITGHQVSEALMTRLKQYLHDDALVELTGLIAFQNLSSKFNSALDVPPQGFCQLPEKKSAD
- a CDS encoding ribonucleoside triphosphate reductase, whose protein sequence is MVTTALDPAHTVTENMPFTSIRKRDGRTVSFDATKITRAIASAGRASGEITDPLSEVAQRLTHRVLLLAQQTFLQEPPTVEGIQDIVETILLNSPFPKTAKAYILYRDQHARNRDIASQADVRLVDQYLERLDWKVRENSNMGYSLQGLNNYIAGQISETYWLNKIYTADVRCAHQEGDLHIHDLGQLSVYCVGWDLQDLLRSGFRGAPGKAESHPARHFRSALGQIVNFFYTLQGEAAGAQAFSNFDTLLAPFIRYDNLTPREVRQALQEFVFNVNVPTRVGFQAPFTNITLDLQPPSTLKNEPVILGGEHQNTTYGEFQAEMDIFNTALLEVLGEGDAKGRVFTFPIPTYNITEDFNWDAPGCKALWKATAKYGIPYFANFVNSSMSPDDARSMCCRLRLDLRELASRGGGLFGANPLTGSIGVVTINMPRLGYLACNEVEFFERLEQLMLVARTSLETKRKVLERFTDNHLYPYTRFYLRDLHHRFGCYWKNHFSTIGLVGLNEACMNLMQQDIGTPAGQSFALRVLNFMRDTLTTYQNETGNLYNLEATPAEGTSYRLARIDREKYPDILGAVTHPSGQPSMEPFYSNSSQLPVNYTDDVFLTLDLQDQLQSRYTGGTVQHLFLGEAVADPEAIKRFVRTVCHQYTLPYFTITPTFSVCPEHGYLSGEVARCPQCDHPTEVYSRVVGYLRPTSQWNNGKQEEFRLRSHYEIPNPC
- a CDS encoding anaerobic ribonucleoside-triphosphate reductase activating protein produces the protein MLIGGYLPTSFSDFPGRIAAVIFTQGCNFRCPYCHNPELLPQDSSEQWCPQTILQTVAQRKGQLEGVVVSGGEPTLHNDLPQFLQELRRIGLPVKLDTNGSHPAIVQQILAHKLVDYIAMDIKAPWAKYPLLAGVTVDTHALQESVAHIATSGISCQFRTTIPRGLLDEVDLRAIDANLPHGHTTRRQTCTPQYRKKVNIETLSLVSLQV
- a CDS encoding DUF2023 family protein, with product MKVFCHHIYEYRKGLRSLILHTMSTQLRSQVEAQLQRHKIDFLIYDLAPNRMNVFFGAPECIDVLRRIGKSSLNDYTCEEDFILGTMLGYDRLQQCQRYLQRTERQTALSEVSA
- a CDS encoding Com family DNA-binding transcriptional regulator, with protein sequence MSEKNFPLTSSGNGSDLEFPDEIRCRKCRRLLMKGHVLQIEVKCPKCGALQRFESDNDKELPHCIHAQKP
- a CDS encoding YtxH domain-containing protein — translated: MAYHFLIGAVVGAASILLLKNRKTKEIVDKGSRIVKENIDTGVRAVQATGACIREKMQEMEKATPALEPNTEEVIADGEMHVENEAPKPVRRRRKPDEA
- a CDS encoding YtxH domain-containing protein; this translates as MSDRNQPFFGANRPNNDDYFRHQNPYLQGGQYGAQNGFMNQAKSALFGGSQSDRFIKGLLIGAAATFLLTNEKAQQAIIKAGVTLFSQVASSVEELKEKVEDARAEAEEQRMAHEE
- a CDS encoding heavy metal translocating P-type ATPase encodes the protein MGLFTALRIVHQTRFRIRLRYQTSGAFNVSSLKRLLEVKPGIQRVEFGVHNPTIRICFAPDEYHADTVLALLFSIQEETFTALTPSNAVAQLPVHSIAKGVAAWVATPLLPLALRPWFTFFACWAVICAGAKQLLRRRVTSESMEAAAVLISIGRRDFTAAHVTNLLISLAEYIEHRIERQSDELLLSLVQPEAEKVWIRKDGVDIQVPAENVLRGMVVVAQAGETVAIDGRVLEGEALINEVSLTGEAVPVAKGRGDRVLSGTLVEEGRLHVYAEQVGRDRVAYRIAQYVESSLQSKSNTHLEAIRMADRLVPFSIGLASTGYLLSRDLSKVAAVLQADYSCALKLATPVAFKAALYKAGTHHILVKSASALEKLAQADVFIFDKTGTLTSGDMEVYCSFSLDPAWTSDEILRLAASIEEHYFHPIAQAVVKAAQSNGAIPHHFHHSEVEFIVAHGVMAYVDGKKVVIGSRHFLEDDEQICFAGHTAMIDEARQNGLTPLYIGYDGRLLGIICLKDELRPQSKTLLTRLKQMGVRKTIMLTGDRREKAEEIAATLGFDECYAELHPNEKAAIVEKQKQNGEHCVFIGDGINDAPALSLADVGIAMQRGADIARISADIALLSDDVLLITDVLALARQTLTRVKNNYHLTIGLNSIIMLLAVMGRLSPVATAVLHNGTTVGILLNAALGARIPQPKA
- a CDS encoding KAP family P-loop NTPase fold protein; amino-acid sequence: MKLVTPPLIVDDLDGFKKDALQRKAFGEALANLVVRSTDELVLSIDGKWGEGKTTFVKMWQGLLKEKGVPSIYIDAFQNDYTEDAFISIASAITSYVDQHSTEVEKSRFKENAKKVGVRLLSWTAKVGIKAATLGVIKESDIDALTAISEDVATSTSETIAKLVEERLNAHSQENKLIQSFRESLSEIPTTLAGNKSGRLVIIVDELDRCKPPFAVEVLEKIKHLFSVKNVVFVLVMHKEQLEEAIRCVYGNNIDAHTYLQKFINIETAIPKRVVERYRNGDDLEVYSKELLKLHELTVWRDQREILDCRVCQ